The DNA segment GTGATTAAGGCCTTGTCTAAGTAACAGTTTTAAGATTCAAATTTGACAGTTAACCCTATAAGTAAAGCTTACTACATTTTGTAATTTACTTTCATTGTGAATCATCACTACTTGGTAGGTTAGAGGTTAATTTGCactttgcttttacttttaaaatgctatatccattcttcttttattttaatataaaatttttactaTCATTAATACTCTCTATACCCAAAATATCTTATTACGTTGTTTAATCATTATTCTGGAAAATAATTTCGAaattttgctttaattttttagtcctaaaaattaatttttgtaatgtaAAATAgcctttgaaaaattatttttgaaataaaaataaattttcaaaaactacTTTGTAGAATTCTGCTTTAGATTTTGTGTCTCAGAATTCTACTTTCCAGAATAATGATTAAACAACGTAATAAGATATCCATAAATCACaaaaaagagcaaaaacatATTGTGTTTTAGTTTGGAGGTTGAAAAAACCCTAATATTAGACAAAGAGACTAAGCAAACAAGAAAAACTATAATAACATATTGAATCGAAATTCATAAAGATAATCAAAGAGAGGAACAATTCTAACGAAAAAGATGAAGAGTGTGTAATAACCCGCAAAAAGAATAaggtttaaaaaaagttttatatagGCCCATGTTTAGTTTATGTTGCTATGAATCATGTCTAATTGGGCTTTGTCTTGTCGCTGAGGGTTGATGGACTTCGGCCATTGCTTATGATTGTTTATGTCCAATTCTCTTCCAAATAAATGCTAACAaaacaattttgaataaaataaacaaataaaattgaacaagcttcttttaaatttattttgattttattagcggttaaactattttaagtaactttcaataaatttattgacaaaAGTACTTTTATCTTCccattgtaattttatttttgataatctaactatttgataaaaatgattttatattgcTAAAATGTGTGGCCAGTGTAGTCTAACTCTCTTTTTTCTGTCCTAGAGGGGAAACCTGATTTTAGGGAATATTCATGGTGtcgtgttttgttttatttcttttggatTATAGGTGTGATATCCTTGGCAACATGTCACTAGCCATCAAACCTTTTGGTAGCCAGAATGAAGAATTTATTGGCATTGCTCAGTGTCAAGAAATTTAACCAGATTTGGTTGATTCTCTGCCAGAACCACAGGCCACAAAATCCCAATAATATTCAGAATCAGAAAGCAATTTTCATCTCATACCACATGTTCCTTTTCCTTCCGTTATTTTATTGTTAGTTTTTCTTGGTCATTTTGTCTTGGCCTTTATGTCGTGATATTTGGTTTGTAATATTCTCCTGTAACCGTTATTGTCATATATATTTATGgatttaatatattatgaaGCACAAAACAGCGCCACACAccctgaaaaaaataataataatcagaTACGCAtgtcagccacaaaaaataaaagtgaatccctgaaaaagtttatttaacgacaagacttattttaaaaaaaatatatatgtatatatctcACAAGTGGAGGTTGTAgtatttcataatttaatttgcTCGTTTATCATTGGTTCTCTTTTATTCGTtgcattttgttaaattattaaccTTAATTCACACAGTGCTATGCTAGCTAGTGTATTGGTGCTTTCCGAAACCCGATTCTCTGTCCTTCGCTGGCAGAATATTCTGTGGTAACATAATGTAATTGTAAAACCTGCAATGACCAACCACGTGTCCAAAAAGTATGATTGTCTTTTTTGGATGGAatcatcttttcttcttttttgtgacTAGGAATAATGTTTCCTTTCTTATAGAGTGACTTATGATTCATGTTATATAGTATTTCGATAAATGACTgctttgtttttgaataagTAAATAAgtgataattttgataattattgcATTTTTACATATTCAAGAATTGAAGTAGaatttttgttctttcaaaaattattgatttatacattcaaaaattaaaatgattatttatcaattatatttatgCAACGGATATATATGTTTGATATTTGTTgccatgttatttttaatttcaactaAAGAATTGTGGCATTCTCTAGGCAATTCAATGAGTAAGTTCTTTTCATCCCTCTCCTCCATATCGATAGTTTTTGTGACActgaaaattatctttttaacttTTGCTATGTTCTCACACCTTTCCTCTTTCTAAGTTGGAATAAAGGTATAGAGATTATACGACAAATGATATCATGGTACATAATATGTGGTAAAGGAAAACTGAATTATGAAAGTTGATAGAGATttacttaaaagaaaaagaaacacccCCTCTCCCACGATTCCACTTGCCAAAAGcaatcttttttccttttttgtggagATTTTCCCACAGTGAAATGATTTTGCTGTATAAAGATTCCTTAGTGCATGGAAAGGATGTTAAACGAAAAAGTAAGCACCACGTTTGTGGTACAAaagtccaaattttattttcatttttttaatagatcctatatcttttttttaccGGAAACAATTTTAAActggataaaattattttaaacaataaagttatttctttgagttaaattgaaataatttcatataattgatgcattttttttggtgaatttcattttcatttaccagtaataaaaaaatcttttttttcataAGGGAAATGACTATTCCGCTGCACTTTTGTATACTTTCTcactttgttttatattttggtttttggtaacgtaagaaaataaaaagaaacaataaagtaGAAAACAAACTACGACCGAAAAATATAGGTTACGTACGGCCATCGACCAATGATTAATTTCAATGGGAGGACACACGAGCAAGCTTTCATTTTCAAAGTTAGCAACTCTATGTTTTACCAAAAAGTGTGCAGGGAAATTTGTTTATCTACATGTCCTACCAATTGAAATGAACttataacattaatttagtTGAGTAAGTTTATCTTagacattactatttttttatcaatatcctATAGTACAAGAACCAttcatcaattatatatatgactTTGGTGCACTCTTGCAATCTAACTCAATTTATCATatggaaactttttttttgtacacaAACTTTCCTTAGTTGTTATGGCATATATGAAGTCTCAAATTTAAACAGTACTTGTGTCCAATAACACAATTTCCAAGTTCATTGATTGTTACACAGTTCATAAGGACAGTGTTCAAACATTACCTTCATGTGCCCACGAACATTGTTAATATTATTCCTTCATGAGCCTTCAAACATTACTCTGACTTGCCACCTTTAAGAGAGAGATAACAAggtttaattcttaaaatatgaTTGAGATAGATATTAGGAGAGAGAGCATTAACTCGTAAGGCTAGGATTTGAATGAAAGACAAAAACATTGTTAAAGAACGAAAATGAAAACGAGAGAGGAAGATTTAGAAAACGAAAAGGAGATacatataataagaaaatttagaCTAAAGTCATATTTATATAAGAGACATATTAAGGGTTACTTTAGTCTGATTATCTTTTTCTCGAGATATCTTAAAACTAGAGAATGAGAGTTTGAAAATTTGAGTGTAACTAAGTTATGAGTGTGTGACTGAAAAGGTGTCAACATACTACATCAATTGTACGAATGGAAATGGTCACTTATTACATCAGTTATTATTACAATTAATCCAAAAAGTTTAATATGGAAATTTCACAACTTGAAAAGGAATCAACATTTTACTCATGTTTCTAGATCGGCTCTTCGTACAAGAAAATCCACATTCTATACTAGTTAccttaattataattagaaCTAATATAGAAAGTTATTTCTACACCAATTCTTAGAACAATAAGTGTAGATCATATTTTCTAAATCAATGTTAAGGCAACTGATGCAGAATATTCATCacaatattacaaaaatatctcTTCCTTATGTATTAAATCGATTTTTAAAGAACCATTATAAAATtcatacattaaatttttttttcctagtaATAAGTGAAATTCAAAGTCatcttttttttactgcaaattCAAAATCACCAACTCCACTTAAGCTTTATGTTTTTAACTtccatttccattttttttattatacctTTAATGgttttttgatgatttttttttcaaatggctTTTCTTTTGTGACCTAATGACAACTTAAATTGACTCTCTACCAAAAATTGATGTGACCTGACTTCATCTCttcatctggaccaaaattttCTCCCAACCACACTCATAACCACCGCTGTACAATAAGGGTTTGAGAATAAAACTTTTCAGGGTTAGAGTTGTGTGCTTGATGAATGACAATAATGCCAATCACATGGTCAAATCGGAACAATGAAAGCTCATGTAAGgaaaaaatatgcataaaatatatactttatGAATTTAGAAAACCGATAATATTTATGATCACTTACTTATTGAAAATCAAATGTATCAAAATTACTTCTATTGTGACCATGGAAATTCAAAATTACTTGTGTTGCATGAGTCATCAAAATTGTGAAGCTAAAGTCTTCTTTCATCTCAtcatatgttttaaattttaggatttttaGTAGTCATATCCTAAACACCAGTTAAATATCATGATGATAAACGAGACTTAATCATGTTATTTGTTAATCATAAGTATCTTTTATTATGAGCCTAATAGTTAGATTCACTTTTTTTACCTAGAATAACGTTCAAAACCtataaacaattaattatattattaataaacttAAGTATCATCAAATGAATTATAATATTAGATCATTATTAGCCCATCAAAATTGTGAAGTTAAGTCTTCTTTCGTCTCATCATATgtttcaaattttaggattttcaagtAGTCATATCTTAAACACGAGTTGAATGTTATAACGATAAAGAGGACTTAACCACGGTATTTGTTAATCCTAAGTACCTTTCAGTATGAGCCTAGTAGTTAGACTCACTTTTTTTAACCTAGAATAGCGTTCAAAGCCtataaacaattaattatattattaatgaacTTAAGTATCATTAAATGAATCATAATATTAGATCATTATTAGCTCAATGGAATTGTGAAGCTAAGTCTTCATTGGTCTCAtcatatgttttaaattttaggatttttaGTAGTCATATCCTAAACAACAATTGAATGTCATGACGATAAAGGGGACTTAACTACGTTATTTGTTAATCCTAAGTACCTTTTATTATGAGCCTAATAGTTAGACTCACTTTTTTTTACCTAGAATAACGTTCAAAGCCtataaacaattaattatatttttaataaacttaagTATCATCAAATGAATTATAATATTCGATCATTATTAGCCCATCAAAATTGTGAAGTTAAGTCTTCTTTCATCTCATCATATgtttcaaattttaggattttcaGTAATCAAATCCTAAACACCAGCTGAATGTCATGACGATAAAGAGGACTTAACCACGGTATTTGTTAATCCTAAGTACCTTTCATTATAAGCCTAGTAGTtagactcatttttttttaacctagAATAACTTTTGAAGTCtataaacaattaattatattattaatgaacttaaatatcatcaaatgaatcataatattatatcattattagCCCATTGAAATTGTGAAGTTAAGTATTCTTTCATCTCATCATatgtttcaaattttaagattttaatagtCATATCCTAAACACCAGTTGAATGTCATGATGATAAAGAAAACTTAaccatgttattttttaatcctAAGTATCTTTATGAGCCTATGAATTAGACTCACTTTTTTTGACCTAGAATAATATTCAAAACTTctaaacaattaattatattattaatgaacTTAAATATCATGAATCataatattagattttttttataaaacaaaatattacaaaaatttataactCATATACATCAAGATCATTATTAGTCAATCCAAAGATATGTTTGGTTACTAGTTTGGGAACCtcaaacaaatttttgaaacctcaaacttaattttttatcatgtttgGATTCCCTTAAAATTCACTTTGTAGCCTGCGTTTTGCTTTTATTTACGAGTAGttcctttttgcttttattATGTATCTGTATACGAATAATTATGAAACTAATATTCAATTTTAGGAGAATCCAAACATAGAAACTACTCATaaataaaagctaaaaaaagagacttggaatatattttaattttttaaaaaaaaaataatatgatacaTAATTTATTAGTACTATTAAAAAGAagtaaccatttgaatttagtaATTTACACTATTCCTAAATATCCtcaaattattaagaaaatatgaTAGAATCAATATTTTTGTCCAATCAGATGAAGTTTCTAGCATTGCACCCACACTCAAATGAATTTTATACTTGCATACAAACACGTGTCAAAtgatacaataaaaaataagttcaaccattaaatcttatatatattgtgaaaaaTAATCAATAGTAGTATTTATAAATCTGTCCAATCACTAAATATTGTTGCACGTGTCACTTAACtaaattctcacctttttttgtttattgaaaacgggctttgcttttttttttttttttttatctttccaaTTTCTCTCAATGCTTTTGCTGTGCACTTGTTCTTTTACTAGttttagttaaatattaaaGTAAATAGTCAAATTCCTTTATGAAAATATGAGACGCTCTATCAAAaatattaagttaaaatttaattattgaatatataaaaaatatgataaattagtcaaatagataatttaatgataaattaatttttaaattttataatttaaggtCAAATTAAtccccaaaaatataatttataatcaaattaatcctTAAACATTATAACATAATGACAAAATGatctcataaatttaattatagaactaatttattatattttttccacataaaaaataaatttataatttttatctttcaaaaattaatttatatctgcattttacttttaaaaataaacttgactatttatcctaaatattaatttttttactgaaaatatGGGATAGTCAAAATTTTCGATACAATTAATCTTTAGGTACGGATAAGTTAATCTCAACTGCATTTTACTTTTTTGCGAATTAATTGTGTAAGACTAAACAATTATCATTTGCTTCTCTTGGTTACTACTCTTTCTCTGTACAGGGAGGGGGAGAGAAAGTGAGATTATTAAACTTACTGTTGTTAAAGAAATAGTTTGCtttctaaattattaaattagtgtaatttttggggaaaaaatattaatataaaagtaaGTTACATACTTACATTTAATGAGTCCGGTTTtcttttggtgattttttttcataagaatTTAAGATAGATATAGAAGATTTacagtaatttatttatttaatcaattgaattagattttttattatttattggtgGTTTATAGACTGCCacaaacattttaattattctagatcactaagaaaataaatatcccgttgatatttttctaaaaataaaactattttaataacattaaaaatattttataacattaaGGAAATTTAACGCTATTAATCTATTAGggtacataaattattataaattttttatattaactttAATTCTcaggaataataaaaaattatatcaatttgGTAAGCATCACATAGCTGTAAGCTGGCGGTGTGGTAGCGATGGCTAGCATTAATTGTTTGATGGAATTCATTCCAATTATTATGACAGATAAGGTGAAGAATTACATGACcatattttgtcattttatgAAAATAGCCTCCATTTTTGTTCATTGCAGACATAAACAACTAGTGGAATACAAACCTTGCTGTCTCtcaactttattttttcctGTCTTTATATTTTCTATCTCCACAGTTCTTATTGTTCAGCTGTCTAATTTAATGCAagtgtatattttttctttaattataagattttttttaaaattattcatttgtttttataagttttttttgaatttttaaatgtcttaattgttttttcgtacatattcttatttaattatttttttaaacattaataagaaataattgaatgaataaaaagattaaaaaaataattttaaaataataatacaattaaatgataaatttaatataattaattaaattaattatttttatcaagagatataaattaattaaaagagtcTTATAATTAAACATGAACAAAACATTTGTTGTTTGAATTAgttattatatgaaaattataacTCATTACAGGCCTAATGGTGAGATTTTGGGATAATTGCATGAAGTTTTAAATTCGATCTTAATTGTCACATTTTTACACAAATTATCatgaattataaaatcaatttgataGTTAAAGTAAGAAGAGAGCAAAAAGATAttacaaatttacattttttattgataaattaataattaacaaaaggTTTTTAAAAggtattataaaattaacataaattaataattatttcgtATACTTATTAGATCAACTTCTATGTTTAAAAGGTGGTTTGAACAAATTTCATATTAAGAAAtcatgtttgaattttttttatttgaatctgTCCTAAAATTTGAAAGCTTTGGATGGggataaattgataaaaaaatataaatcttgaaaaaaatgttacagTAAGTATTACGGTATAATATTGAAAATCTTGATTTGTTCTAAAAATGATTATAAGaagtgaaaacaaaattaatttattcttgttttaaaaataataataaaaggattTTATTCTATCATGTTAGCAATGCTTTAACTTCATGTCtaataattctattttatttacaaataacatATACATAAAACATAgaattatatatgtgtgttaACTATTTGAAAGCTTCATTAACAAAACtacaaaattattcaaaagaaTATCTTTTCCGAATTTTAAAAGTGACTCCCACGACAAGAAGCAAATCAACATGTTACATTCGGTGACAGTTAAAGCAAAATCTCTACAAGTGGCTCACATGAGCAGTCCACAATGGATGATTCATCAAATCATTAagcaatgaaatgaaataattaaaatttaaaaggtgtttttatatataaaagttaaaaggCATTGAAGAAGCCACTAACCGGCAAGGTCCTTTCCAGTTTCAAAAATACCTACAACATAGTATAGaaattctttaaattaataGTCGATGATTAATAAActctctaaaataataaattcgtTCAGTCCCAATTTGGGTCaatgtaaaaaattgaaaaattctataaaataataagataataatttttcgtgagattcctttataattttcggtcctaagaaaatcataaattaataattcatagaAACAATATATTACACTCTATTGAAATATGATTCAATAATTGTCTATTTTCCTTTAAAGTTCAAGTTTATTCGAAGTTCATCTCTAACTTTTCTTATTGCATTTAATAGCTCAGGTGTTGTATTTTTGTATTGTATCATAAAGTTGTGAAGAGTGTTCGACGTCATAAGTGCTTCCTTTCGCGTAACAGGTTCCAAAGACACCGTATCATCTTCGTCGTCATCCTCTGCATTGTTCTCAATGATAGTACCCACAATATCTTCTAAACTCTGAACCTCCGAACATGCTTCATTTTCACCTGGGTAGTTCATTAGATTGTCGATATCCATCTTATTACGATAGCCACATTTATTGATCATAGTCTCGAGGTCTTAAGTTTCTTCATAAAAAGTGGATTCATCCAAATTTCTTGTAACGTCACTAGTTGAACAAATTTTACAGTgtcaaaaataattcattattgtTTCTTTTCGAACATCTATCGTCCAAGCTGGGATTGTCAAATTGATAGCATCAAGGACATTTATCTTCCCTGGATCAGATTGTCTCACCTCATAACCTTCCAATATTTTGCGATAAAACCTTCTACGGTAATGCATCTTGAA comes from the Glycine soja cultivar W05 chromosome 6, ASM419377v2, whole genome shotgun sequence genome and includes:
- the LOC114414357 gene encoding tigger transposable element-derived protein 6-like, encoding MTSVLFDEYVRSFDQMMHGRRVLLVVDNCPAHPRNIEGLRNVELFFLPPNMTSKIQPCDMDIDNLMNYPGENEACSEVQSLEDIVGTIIENNAEDDDEDDTVSLEPVTRKEALMTSNTLHNFMIQYKNTTPELLNAIRKVRDELRINLNFKGK